Sequence from the Acidimicrobiales bacterium genome:
TCGGGTGGGATGGGCGTCCCCTCCGAATCCACCGGGAAGCGAAGCCGGCGTAGCTGAATGAAGCTGAGCACTGAGATGCCGAGGATCTGATCGACCGTCACACCACCGGCGAGCTCGTCGATCGATGGAGTGATGTTGCCGTGGTTGACATGAGAGGGGCGGCCTGGCCGGCCCTCGGCGCTGCCTTTGACCTCGACTGGCTTGCCCTTCTCCTTTCGCGCCTCGTCGGGGTCCAGTGTCCACTCGCCGTCCTCGCTCTCGTAGACGGGCCCCGCCTTCAGCTCCACGCCGAGTGCATCGATTCGGGACGACGTCCTCACGCCTCGCGTGGCGCCGATACCGATGATCTCGGAAGAGAGGGCCCGCTCGTACTTGGCGCCCTTGCCCCCCTTGGGTCCCGTCGAATCCCACCCACCGAACAGCAGCGTGGTGGGGGAGTGGTGGAACAGTGCCGCAGCACTCTTTGGATCGGCCTCGGTGATCCGGCGCCCGATGTCGCTCAGCCTGAACAGGGTGTCGCCGAGGAGACTGTCTCGAAGGATGGCATCGAACACTCGGTGGGAGGCCTCGAGAGCCGAGATCCGGTCGAGGTCAGCGAGGTCGTCGGTACCCGAGAAGTCGACCGAGATCAGCGGAACGCCGAGCCTTCCGTCGCGACGTGCTTCGAGCAATGCAGTTTCGAACCGGTTGGCCTGGGATGCGACCGAGTCGAGGATCACGGTCTCGACGAGCTCGCCATTGATGGTGCGCTGTTCGACGGCGTACTTGGTCTCTGCGGTGCGGTCGACCCCGTAGGTTGGCGGGAAGACCTTGTCTCCCGGGCCCCCGAGGGGATCGAACTCGGTGCGGGCCCTGATGCCGACCCCCGGTCCGGTGACCGTGTCGTACAGTTCGTCGTAGGTCAGTGGCATGGGATTGATCCCCCTCTGCTTAGGTGAGCCGCGAGCGCGACTCGATCGATGTGTCTTGCCATCTCCGCCATCTGGCGCGATTGCCTGAAGCGTTGAACTGAAGCGCCACGCGAAGGGCGTTCCACCTTGGTGGTTGTCAACGACCCCGTTTGCCCTCCCCCATTGCGAGTCACCGCCCCCATTGCAGCTCGACTCGCGAAGCGACGGTAGCGGGTCCGAGGTGCACGTGCCGGTGGGCTTGCTCGAAGCGGCCACGGGCCATGTGAGCTGGGTGAGACGATTTGGTTTCATGGGGAAGGATCGGGTCATCCGAGCCCGGGTGGCTCTCAGCCCGACACCCCGAGTGTGCAGAACCGGTGTGACACTCTCGTGTGGTGGTGCCCCCAGGAGCGCCGATGACGGTTGCTAGCTCGCTCTGGCCGGCGGCTACATGTCGTCCAGCATCTCGATCTGCTGACACCATGGACACTGCCGTGGGTCCGGTGCATCGACATCCTGGCGGACGGGACATCGCGGGTGGTGCGTCTCGGTCATGTCGACCTCCTCTGTACTGGAACGGAGGAACCGGCACGACTAGGCTCATCGTTGCAAGCGGAGAGCGCCATCGTGCCGATCCGTAGAGGTGGCCCGCCGTGCCTTGGTGGGCCACCTCTTTTGTTTCTACTACTTCAACCCTCCTCTGTCCACCCTGGCTGAGGATCGTACCTCTTGGTCACAAAATATCAACCTAGAACACGGTATGGTGGCTCCAGGGCCCACCGGCCTCCATTGCGGATAGGTAGATCCATTGTGACCAAGAGGGCTTTCGGTCACTTGCCGGTGGGCCCGACTTCGCGTCTCGTGTCGACCTGCCGTCCGACGCCAGCGATACGATTCGTGGGTGCGTTCAGTAGCTCCAACACCCGCGTCAGCAGAGGCGCTTCGCAAGTGGCTGCTCGATGGCGGCGCCGACTCCGGGTCGAGCCGCGTCTGGACGGTTGGTGTGGTGCGCGACGCGGACTGGGAGGGCTCGGCGATCTTTCGCTTCAGTGTCGGGCTTCAGGCTCCTCGGGGAGACACCTGGCCAGTCGAAGAACTGCTCACGCTTCACGATCGTGTCAACCAGAAGGCACAGGAGCTCGATCTGCCGTTGCCATGGCATGTCCGCATCGCGCCCGAGTAGGTGCTCGATCCCGATCCAAGCTGAACTGAACCCATGACCGACACGCCCTCGAACCCGGACCAGCGCCAGAGCCACTGGGACCACCGCTACGTCGAGGTCGGCGCCGAGGACGTCAGCTGGTACGAGCCCGAGCCCACCACCTCCCTCGAGCTGTTGGACCAGGTGGGGGTCACCGACGCCGACTCGGTGATCGACGTGGGCGGCGGCGCGTCCCGGCTCGTCGATGCGCTGGCCGCCCGGGGCCACACCGACCTCACGGTCCTCGACGTCTCCCAGGCCGCACTCGATCTGGCCCGACAGCGTCTCGGCGACGACGCCCCCGTCACCTGGGTCCATGCCGACCTGCTCACCTGGACCCCCGAACGCACCTGGGCGGTGTGGCACGACCGCGCCGTGTTCCACTTCCTCACCGACCCCGCCGACCGGGCCACCTACCGAAACCTGCTGCAGCGCAGCATCACCCCCGGCGGGCTGGTCGTCGTCGGCACCTTCGCCGCCGACGGTCCCGAGTGGTGCTCCGGGCTGCCCGTCGAGCGCTACGACCCCGACCACCTCGCCTCCGAGCTCGGCGACCAACTCCGGCTGGTGGCCGCCACCAGGACCGAGCACCACACCCCCTCCGGCGCGACCCAGCCCTTCACCTGGGTCGCGCTGCGAGCCTGACCGGCGCGACCGCGGTCGACCGCGACCCGCGCGCCTGCAACCTCGGGGCCGGTCTCAGCCGAAGCGGCTGAGGTCCACCACCGCACGCTGGTGCGTGCCGGTGGACAGCGTTCGGTCGCCGCAGGTGACGGTGACCTCGAAAGTCAGGCGGCGGCGGTCGAGCTCGGCCAGGCGGCACCCCACCTCGATCGTCTCGCCGACGAACGCGCCGGCGTCGTGGCTCACACACACGTGGGTGCCGACGGTGGTCTGGCCCTCGTCGAGGTGAGCCTGGGCCGTGGTGAGGCATGTCGCCTCGATGAGCTGGATCATCGAGGGTGTCGACAGCACCGGAGCAGGCAGGTGGGGCGGCGACATGTCGGCAGTGATCTCGTGGGAGCCAGAGCCTTCCAGGCCGACGGTCAGGGTCTCGGACACGGTTCGGATGGTAGTGCGCCCACGCCATGGGATCGTTCAGGCCAGGTCGGTGGCGGTCACCTCGTTGAGCAGCGCGTCACCGGTCAGGTATCGGCGGAGGTTCTCTGCGAACGCCTCGGCGGCGCGGCGATGCCGGCCATCGCCGAGGGCCGAGGAGTGCGGGGTGATCTCGACCCGTGGATGCGACCAGAGCGGGTCGTCGGCGGGAAGCGGCTCGACCGCGGTCACGTCGAGCACCGCCTTGGCAAGACGCCCCTCGTCGAGTGCGGCGAGCAATGCGGCTTCGTCGACCAGGGCCCCGCGCCCGATGTTCACCAACAGGGCAGACGGTCTGGTGCGGGCGAGGAAGTGCTCGTCGACGAGGCCGTCGGTGGCGGTGGAGGAGGGGACCGCCAGCACGATCACATCGGCGTCGGGCAACGCCCCGTCCAGCTCGTCGGGGGTGATCATCACGTCGACGGGCTCGGAGCCGTCGGGGGAGCGGCGCACCCCCGTGACCGTGGCCCCACATGCCCGCGACCGCACCGCGATCTCGGCCCCGATGGCGCCAAGGCCGATGATCAGCCAGTGGGTGGAGGCCATCTCGACGAGCTCGTGTGGTTCCCAGCGGTGGTCCGCCGCCGCCGCCCGCCAACCGGCAGCGTCTTGCAGGTGATCGAGCGCGGCGCGCAGGACGTAGTCGGCGATCGGTGGCCCCGAGATGTGCGACGGGGTGAGGCGAACCCCACGGCCGAGGAGCTCACCGAAGATGGGGTGGTCGAACCCGGCGGCAACCGATTGGAGCCATCGCAGCGACTCGGAACGGGTCACCAGGCCGAAGAACGGCCGGGCCAGCTCGGACTGGACGATGTCGGAGCTGAGCCAGGCCACCTCGGGTGTCAGCGTCCGGCGGTCGACCTCGACGCCGTCGATCGTCGTGCTGGCGTCGTCGTGGAGCAGCAGCCATCGACAATCGGGACCGGCCGCAGGTTCGAGGAGCTCGCGGTGGGCGTCGAAGGCTGCCCGGCTACAGACGATGTCGACCACTCAGCTCAGCGGTGCGGCGACCGCCGACACGCTGTCGAGGTGGCCGGTGTCGTTGTAGCGACGCATGATCCAGCGCTCGGGCGTCATGACCAGGTGGTGCAGCGACCCGTTGTCGGCGCCCATGAACGCGAACGGGCGGGACCGGGCGGCGTGGGCCAGCAGTGCGCCGATGACACCGCCGTGGACGACGACGGTGACCAGTTCGTCGGGATGGGCCTGATGGACGCGCTCGAGCACGGCGACGGTGCGAGCGGTGAGCGACTCGTTGGACTCGGCCCCGGGGATGGCATCCCACCGTTCCTCGCGCTGCATCTGGCGGAAGGCGGGATGGTCCTCGGCCGCTTTCTCCCGGTACAGGCCACCCTCCCACTCGCCGAGGAACACCTCGCGCAGGTCGTGTTCGACGACCGGGTCGAGCCCCAGGTGGGCGGCGAGGGGTGCCGCGGTCTGATGGGTGCGGGTCAGGGTGCTCACATAGATCGCGGAGACCGCCTCGTCCTTGAGCCGGTCGCCGACCCGTTCGGCCTGCCAGTGACCGAGCTCGGACAGCGGCGGGTCGCCGTGCCCGTCGACGAGCGAGAACCGCGTCCCGGGCCGATGGGGCACAGACTCGCCGTGGCGGATGAGCAGGATCTGGGTCGAGCCGGCGGGTGGGTCGAATCGCAGCTGGCGGATCTCGTCGGGGGGCACGGGTCGTCACCTTTCGTGTCGTACGATCCGACGCTATCCGCGCCGCTGCGTCGTCGGTGCGGCCAGGAGGGCGTCGAGGCCCGGTGGGGCCCAACGGAGGAGCGGAGGTTCGGATCGTGCTCGAGGCAGACACCGCGATCGGGGGCGACGGGCGAGCGCGATGCCCCTGGGGTGGCGACCCGCCGATCTACCTCCGCTACCACGACACCGAGTGGGGGAGACCCGAACACGACGACGATCGTCTCTTCGAGAAGCTGTGCCTCGAGGGTTTCCAGGCCGGCCTGTCCTGGCTCACCATCTTGAACAAGCGCGCCGCCTTCCGGACGGCGTTCGCCGGCTTCGGCATCGAGGCCGTGGCCCGCTTCGGTGAGCCCGACGTCGAGCGCCTCCTGGCCGACGCGGGCATCGTCCGCAACCGGGCGAAGATCGAGGCGACGATCGCCAACGCTCGAGCTGCACTCGAGGTTCAGGGTGCCGACGGGTCGATCCGCGACCTCATCTGGAGGTTCAGGCCCGACGAGACGCCGCTTCGGCGACGCATGGGCGACATCCCGGCCGAGACCGCCGAATCCCGCGCCCTGTCGAAGGAACTCAAGCGGCGCGGCTTCCGGTTCGTCGGGCCGACGACGATGTATGCGCTCATGCAGGCGATGGGGCTGGTCAACGACCACCTCGTCGACTGCTGGGCCCACGCCGAGGTCCAGGCGGCTCAGGACCGTTCACGACCCTGAGCCGCGGTGGGGACGGGCACCTGTGATAGTTTCGTCACGTGACGAAACATGGGGAGGCGAGGGGACCGGGGGAGCGGCCCCGCATGTGCCGGTGGTGCCAGCGCCCGCTGCCGGCCGCAGCCGAGACCGGTCGCCCTCGCCGCTACTGCCGCCAGAGCTGTCGTCAGCAGGCCTACCTCGCTCGAACGCTGGCTGACGCCCACGGACTGGCCGACGACCAACTCGTGGTCGACCGCCGCCAGCTCGAGGCCGCACAGGACCGTCTGGCGCTGTTGCGCCACGCGCTGGACGACCTCGAGCGCGAACGGGCCGGGGGAGCCCTGGAGGACCTGGCCGGCGCGTTCGCCTGGCTCCACGCACACGCGGTCGAGGTGGCCGCACTGCGCCTGGAACCGGCCCAGGTCGCCCCAGGCGCCGGCGCTCAGCCCGCGCCCGGACCCGAGACGACGACGAGCTCGGGTCGTTCGGCTTCGCCGACGAGCACGTAGCCATCCCCGGTGAGCGCCAGCGCCTCGCCGAGCGGATCGAACGGGGCCGGCGCCTCGCAGGACTCGCTGCCGGTGAGGACCTCGGCCGGCGAGGCGCTCGGGTCGGGCCTCGCCCACAGCAGCACCGAGACCGGCGTCCGCAGCGCGAGGAGCGAGCCGTCGGGGGAGACGTCGCCCGCCAGCACC
This genomic interval carries:
- the cas7u gene encoding type I-U CRISPR-associated RAMP protein Csb1/Cas7u is translated as MPLTYDELYDTVTGPGVGIRARTEFDPLGGPGDKVFPPTYGVDRTAETKYAVEQRTINGELVETVILDSVASQANRFETALLEARRDGRLGVPLISVDFSGTDDLADLDRISALEASHRVFDAILRDSLLGDTLFRLSDIGRRITEADPKSAAALFHHSPTTLLFGGWDSTGPKGGKGAKYERALSSEIIGIGATRGVRTSSRIDALGVELKAGPVYESEDGEWTLDPDEARKEKGKPVEVKGSAEGRPGRPSHVNHGNITPSIDELAGGVTVDQILGISVLSFIQLRRLRFPVDSEGTPIPPDARTEAEGSARTALAALGLAAMTLAFENGFDLRSRCVLVPVDDLQFELILRGATEPHAFSLDSSEASALLQTAVERATAVGLPWQDEEVLLQPTERLVELIRRSRALAATGEADEAEAT
- a CDS encoding class I SAM-dependent methyltransferase, which encodes MTDTPSNPDQRQSHWDHRYVEVGAEDVSWYEPEPTTSLELLDQVGVTDADSVIDVGGGASRLVDALAARGHTDLTVLDVSQAALDLARQRLGDDAPVTWVHADLLTWTPERTWAVWHDRAVFHFLTDPADRATYRNLLQRSITPGGLVVVGTFAADGPEWCSGLPVERYDPDHLASELGDQLRLVAATRTEHHTPSGATQPFTWVALRA
- a CDS encoding hotdog domain-containing protein, which encodes MSETLTVGLEGSGSHEITADMSPPHLPAPVLSTPSMIQLIEATCLTTAQAHLDEGQTTVGTHVCVSHDAGAFVGETIEVGCRLAELDRRRLTFEVTVTCGDRTLSTGTHQRAVVDLSRFG
- a CDS encoding D-2-hydroxyacid dehydrogenase, whose protein sequence is MVDIVCSRAAFDAHRELLEPAAGPDCRWLLLHDDASTTIDGVEVDRRTLTPEVAWLSSDIVQSELARPFFGLVTRSESLRWLQSVAAGFDHPIFGELLGRGVRLTPSHISGPPIADYVLRAALDHLQDAAGWRAAAADHRWEPHELVEMASTHWLIIGLGAIGAEIAVRSRACGATVTGVRRSPDGSEPVDVMITPDELDGALPDADVIVLAVPSSTATDGLVDEHFLARTRPSALLVNIGRGALVDEAALLAALDEGRLAKAVLDVTAVEPLPADDPLWSHPRVEITPHSSALGDGRHRRAAEAFAENLRRYLTGDALLNEVTATDLA
- a CDS encoding histidine phosphatase family protein, with amino-acid sequence MPPDEIRQLRFDPPAGSTQILLIRHGESVPHRPGTRFSLVDGHGDPPLSELGHWQAERVGDRLKDEAVSAIYVSTLTRTHQTAAPLAAHLGLDPVVEHDLREVFLGEWEGGLYREKAAEDHPAFRQMQREERWDAIPGAESNESLTARTVAVLERVHQAHPDELVTVVVHGGVIGALLAHAARSRPFAFMGADNGSLHHLVMTPERWIMRRYNDTGHLDSVSAVAAPLS
- a CDS encoding DNA-3-methyladenine glycosylase I — translated: MLEADTAIGGDGRARCPWGGDPPIYLRYHDTEWGRPEHDDDRLFEKLCLEGFQAGLSWLTILNKRAAFRTAFAGFGIEAVARFGEPDVERLLADAGIVRNRAKIEATIANARAALEVQGADGSIRDLIWRFRPDETPLRRRMGDIPAETAESRALSKELKRRGFRFVGPTTMYALMQAMGLVNDHLVDCWAHAEVQAAQDRSRP